aaaaaaaaaaaaaaaaaaaaaagtcccaaaaagaaaagagagaaggtaaTCAATTCAATGCCCAGGAAGCCAAATAGACTTTACATAGAATTCTTTTTAATGCAACCAAACAAATGGTTAGGATTCTTCCCAATATCTTAGTCAACAATAATATACACTCTTTAAACTATGAAATGATTTCAATTTGATATAATGAGCTTATGTCAGATTTTATTAAACATGTTTTGGTGGTCTAGTAAAgatctttaatatttaattgtatgaTGTTCAATAACTTAGAAAATGTGAATGCTAGAGATGATGAAGCCATTTACTCCATAGAGTATGTATGCTTTGTGTTCAGAGTAGtctataatttaatttaactagatcttatttctttttctccaaagaaggtacCAAGACACAATAAGTTAATTGAGACTTTTTTAAAACAGTAGAATAAGAAACAAATGTGAGATGAAACTATGAATTCTGAGGCATCAGGTAGAAATGGATCAAGACATTGAGAGCTATAACCTCCAAACATGGAAGTTTGTTTGAAAATGTCTACAACAAGCGCTTATGTTGTTTAATAATCATACACTTTGCTTGCCTCAACAAGAATTTCAAAAGTACTATTAAACAAATAGAATTTAACTCCAGTTTACAGAATTCATCTGTAATACCTCTATTAGTTCCTTTAAACAAAATTTGTCTACTTTGTGAATGCAAAGATAACTATGGATTATTTTGATAGATGGAAACATAATCTCCTGCAAAGTATTCCCTGTATTCTGGAGCAATGCCGCCAGAAAGCAGAAATAGGTTACTTAGGAGACTCCCACAAAACTAAGTTAAGCTTTCTTAGTGTTAGTTCTGGATTCTCCTGGTTCCACCAGCTACTCTCTAGGacctaaaataatttacaaaccaAGACTGTTTCTTGCCAGGTCTTTATTCCAGAGCAGGTCATTCTCTTTTATTCTGCAACTGTGTGAAaggagctttcttttctttctgctagcAGAGGGTAGCCTCGGATCCATCAATAATTTAGTTTTACTCTATCAACATCAGTGGAGAGACGAGTACCTCTAAGGATCCTCTGAGGACAGTCCTGCATTTTGCTCAAATGCTGTCTAGAGATCCCTGTTTTCTCAATTACACTAGAATAGAGTAGGTTGAAAATTTGAATTGCATACTAGGATGAAGAGTTGAAATGAATTGCATAATGAAAAGAATCAACCAATCCATTATCCACTTTCTTATGAATTCACAGCCCAGTAGGATCTCTGCAGATTTCTGCCTTCTGTAGAAAATGGGTTGCTTCTATAGCTGATTGTTGCAGCCAAGACAAacaatgatttctttcttttttttctcacaatattGTGAGTGAGAATATTTGGATTCCGACATTGTTCTACTACCATATAATCCATAATCAGGAACAAGgcaattcctttctctctctctctctctctctctttctttctctctctctctctctctctctggcggagttttgctcttgttgcccaggctgcagtgcaatggtgtgatctcggctcactgcaacctccgcctcccgggttcaagcgattttcctgtctcagcctcctgagtaactgggattacaggcacgcgcctccacacccggataattttgtatttttagtagagatggggtttctccatgttggtcaggctggtctcaaactcccgacctcaggtgatctgcctgcctcggcctcacgaagtgtgggattacaggagtaagcaaCCGCGTCTGGCCCCCTACCTCTCATTAAAATGAAGGTGTTAGACCATCTCTAAGGTTCTATACaatcaaaaatttattaaaataggtcTATATATTTTACAACAATTTTGACTTTCTGAATCCTGCATGATGGTGTCTAGAACATATGTGTTCAATTAAtactgaattaattaaaatttatatacactgatgtaaatattttctacgtaaaatttttcatatgtatttaaataaaatttacctttttgcCTTCAATGACTGATTTTCCTATGTGCAATAACGTGTGAGTCAGTGCCCAAAAGAGTCACTTGAAAGTTGCAAAgcaaagcagtttttaaaaaaattatctaagatTATCAAACACCCATCCATGAGTACTGTTGCATTAATTCAGTGtcttaaaatggatttttaaattatcaggGATATCTAGAGCAAAGAAATTTAACAGGgaaattttgaaagatgaaaCAATTTTCTATGAAATCAGTGTATTGTGTGCATCAATCTGGTGCAGTAACTTAGTAAGGACTCAGAGCGCCGCTGTTCACCAACCAGGGAAAAACTGTGCGAGAGATCCCACAGAAACCACCGAGCACAGAGAAACGACAGATTGCGATAAGCCCTCTTCTAGGCTGCACTAAACTCAAGCTTCTATCCTGCTGGATTCTGAGCTCCCCTTCCGAAGACAGAGGTGTCCACCCAGATACACCTGCATTCTGAAGCACTTCCCGAGACTGGCGCCTGAGCAGGAGAAGCAGGACTACTATGGCGGCTCAGCCAAGGGGCGGGGACTACAGAGGATTCCTCCTGCTCTCCATCCTCCTGGGGACCCTGTGGGAAGCCTGGGCAGGACGTATTCTCTACTCCGTGTCGGAGGAAACGGACAAAGGGTCCTTTGTGGGTGACATCGCCAAGGACCTGGGGCTGGAGCCCCAGGAGCTGGCGGAGCGCGGAGTCCGCATCGTCTCCAGAGGTAGGACGCAGCTTTTCGCCCTGAACCCGCGCAGCGGCAGCTTGGTCACTGCGGGCAGGATAGACCGGGAAGAGATCTGCGCTCAGAGCGCGCGGTGTCTGGTAAACTTTAACATCCTGATGGAAGATAAAATGAATCTTTACCCTATAGACGTGGAAATAATAGATATTAATGACAACGTTCCAAGATTCTTGACggaagaaataaatgtaaaaataatggaGAATACAGCTCCCGGGGTTCGGTTTCCGTTAAGCGAGGCTGGGGATCCAGATGTAGGCACGAACTCCCTCCACAGTTACCAGCTCAGCACCAATCGCCACTTCTCCCTGGCTGTGCAAAGTGGAGACGATGGAACTAAGTACCCGGAGCTGGTGCTGGAGCGGGTGCTGGACCGGGAGGAAGAGCGGGTTCATCACCTGGTCCTCACAGCCTCTGACGGCGGCGACCCGCCCCGATCCAGCACCGCCCGCATCCAGGTAACAGTGGTGGATGTGAATGACCACGCGCCTGTCTTCTTTCTGCCTCAGTACCAAGTAACTGTCCCCGAGAATGTACCAGTGGGCACAAAACTGCTCACGGTACATGCTATCGACCTGGACGAGGGAGTCAATGGGGAAGTGACATACTCTTTTCGGAAAATAACTCCTAAACTTCTACAGATGTTTCATCTGAACTCGCTTACAGGAGAATTATCAACTTTAGAAGGATTAGATTATGAAGAAACTGGCTTCTATGAAATGGAAGTTCAGGCTCAAGATGTTCCTGGTAGTCTGACAAAGGCAAAAGTACTGATCACAGTTTTAGATGTAAATGATAATGCTCCAGAAGTGATTATGACGTCTTTAAGTAGCTCAATCCCTGAGGACACACCTCTTGGAACAGTAATTGCTCTTTTCTACCTACAAGACAGAGATTCTGGGAAGAATGGTGAGGTGACCTGCACCATTCCAGAAAATCTaccttttaaattagaaaaatcaatagaTAATTATTATAGATTGGTCACAACCAAAAACTTGGACCGGGAAACACTCTCTTTGTATAACATCACACTGAAAGCCACAGATGGCGGAATTCCTCCCTTGTCCAGGGAAACTCACATCTCCATGCAGGTGGCAGACACCAACGATAACCCACCCACCTTCCCCCACTCATCCTACTCAGTCTACATCCCTGAGAACAACCCCAGAGGGGCCTCCATTTTCTTAGTGACTGCACAGGACCACGACAGTGAGGAGAATGCCCAGGTCACTTATTCCTTGGCTGAAGACACCATCCAGGGGGGACCAGTGTCCTCCTATGTCTCTATAAACTCTGACACTGGAGTCCTGTATGCGCTGCAATCCTTTGACTATGAGCAGTTGAGAGAACTACAACTAACAGTGACCGCACGTGACAGCGGGGACCCACCTCTCAGTAGCAACATGTCACTGAGCCTGTTAGTGCTGGACCAGAATGACAACCCGCCCGAGATCCTGTACCCGGCCCTCCCCACAGACGGTTCTACTGGCCTGGAGCTGGCACCCCGCTCCGCAGAGCCCGGCTACCTGGTGACCAAAGTAGTGGCAGTGGACAAAGATTCAGGCCAGAACGCCTGGCTGTCATACCTCCTGCTTAAGGCCAGCGAGCCAGGACTCTTTGTGGTGGGGCTGCACACGGGTGAGGTGCGGACGGCGCGAGCCCTGCTGGACAGAGACGCGCTCAAGCAGAGCCTCCTGGTGGCCGTCCAGGACCACGGCCAGCCTCCTCTGTCAGCCACCGTCACACTCACCGTGGCTGTGGCCGACAGCATCCCCGAAGTCTTGGCCGACCTGGGCAGCCTTGAGCCCTCCAACGGTCCTTACAATTCTGACCTCATGCTGTACCTGGTGGTGGCAGTGGCCGCAGTCTCCTGCATCTTCCTAGCCTTCGTTCTCGTACTGCTGGCGCTCAGGCTGCGGCGCTGGCTCAAGTCACGCCGGCTGCAGGTTTCAGAAGGTGGCCTGGCGAGTGTGCCCACCTCACACTATGTGGGCATGGATGGGGTGCGGGCTTTCCTGCAGACCTATTCCCACGAGGTCTCCCTCACCTCGGACTCTCGGAAGAGTCACCTGATCTTCCCCCAGCCCAACTATGCGGACACACTTATCAGCCAGGAGAGCTGTGAGAAAAATGATTCTTTGCTAACATCCGTAGATTTTCATGAATGTAAAGACAAAGTGCCAACTATTCAGGTGAGCCCAGcccttcctttatttccatgagTAATTTGTTTGCATgatattt
This sequence is a window from Papio anubis isolate 15944 chromosome 5, Panubis1.0, whole genome shotgun sequence. Protein-coding genes within it:
- the LOC103885459 gene encoding protocadherin gamma-A7; its protein translation is MAAQPRGGDYRGFLLLSILLGTLWEAWAGRILYSVSEETDKGSFVGDIAKDLGLEPQELAERGVRIVSRGRTQLFALNPRSGSLVTAGRIDREEICAQSARCLVNFNILMEDKMNLYPIDVEIIDINDNVPRFLTEEINVKIMENTAPGVRFPLSEAGDPDVGTNSLHSYQLSTNRHFSLAVQSGDDGTKYPELVLERVLDREEERVHHLVLTASDGGDPPRSSTARIQVTVVDVNDHAPVFFLPQYQVTVPENVPVGTKLLTVHAIDLDEGVNGEVTYSFRKITPKLLQMFHLNSLTGELSTLEGLDYEETGFYEMEVQAQDVPGSLTKAKVLITVLDVNDNAPEVIMTSLSSSIPEDTPLGTVIALFYLQDRDSGKNGEVTCTIPENLPFKLEKSIDNYYRLVTTKNLDRETLSLYNITLKATDGGIPPLSRETHISMQVADTNDNPPTFPHSSYSVYIPENNPRGASIFLVTAQDHDSEENAQVTYSLAEDTIQGGPVSSYVSINSDTGVLYALQSFDYEQLRELQLTVTARDSGDPPLSSNMSLSLLVLDQNDNPPEILYPALPTDGSTGLELAPRSAEPGYLVTKVVAVDKDSGQNAWLSYLLLKASEPGLFVVGLHTGEVRTARALLDRDALKQSLLVAVQDHGQPPLSATVTLTVAVADSIPEVLADLGSLEPSNGPYNSDLMLYLVVAVAAVSCIFLAFVLVLLALRLRRWLKSRRLQVSEGGLASVPTSHYVGMDGVRAFLQTYSHEVSLTSDSRKSHLIFPQPNYADTLISQESCEKNDSLLTSVDFHECKDKVPTIQVSPALPLFP